In Candidatus Kaistella beijingensis, a genomic segment contains:
- a CDS encoding penicillin-binding transpeptidase domain-containing protein, which yields MAVQNEFEKKRSMTLRWGYLFAGFAFILFVVFLGRILVLQNTNVEEIKNDYISKNYREATLKAARGNLYASDGSILATTVMRYDVYLDFKTIKDTVYSNNIGALTDSLSKMFGKPRAYFRDRLDQQKKAKNQYYSLVKGLDFDDYDRIRKFPIFKKGKNKGGFIVDRNYKRELATTQIGAGTIGMDNGIAKSGLEGAFSKYLTGTDGTRLEQRVNSSQWKPIDYWKVNEPIDGQDVYTTIDLRIQDIAHSALEKQLVNFDADHGCVVVMEVATGKVKAMVNLRRTEPGIYVDAYNYALKDATEPGSTFKTVSLLAAMDDGFIDENTTVNVGNGVWTYAKQRISDGHGGGTYEISDVLAKSSNVGSAKLITKFYADKPQVFLDHLKKWKMFEKLDIELPGVTKPFVVTPENKRWNAATLASLAYGYSSRFNLLQLTTFYNGIANKGKMLKPLFIEKIMKDGRTLYEAKPQVMVNKMASTKAIDLMTTSLTKAVEKGTAKSIFTPNLKMAGKTGTARFEYWKPGPPKYQASFAGFYPSDNPKYTCIVMINQPDNSKGFYGATVSAPVFKEIAGKTFLKTPQNVEQEMLVDKKVDLSKMVEPNVKLAVNANQMPNVVGLIGKNIIPQLENQGYRVDYKGVGRIKEQFPLEGTVINKNQRIYLQLQN from the coding sequence ATGGCGGTGCAAAATGAATTTGAAAAAAAACGCTCAATGACATTGAGATGGGGCTACCTTTTCGCGGGTTTTGCCTTCATTTTGTTTGTGGTGTTTTTGGGAAGAATTCTTGTTTTGCAGAACACCAATGTTGAGGAAATCAAAAACGACTACATCAGCAAAAATTATCGGGAAGCCACTTTGAAAGCAGCGCGCGGAAATCTTTACGCTTCGGATGGTTCTATTTTGGCGACGACCGTCATGCGTTACGATGTTTATCTCGACTTTAAAACAATAAAAGACACGGTTTATTCCAATAACATCGGTGCTTTGACGGATTCATTGTCAAAAATGTTTGGCAAACCGAGGGCTTATTTTCGAGACAGATTAGATCAACAAAAAAAGGCAAAAAACCAATATTATTCTTTAGTTAAAGGTCTTGACTTCGATGATTATGACCGAATCAGAAAATTCCCGATTTTCAAAAAAGGAAAAAATAAAGGTGGTTTCATCGTCGATAGAAATTACAAACGAGAATTGGCAACGACCCAAATTGGAGCGGGAACGATTGGAATGGATAATGGAATTGCAAAATCCGGTTTGGAAGGTGCCTTTTCAAAATATTTAACGGGAACAGACGGAACTCGATTAGAACAAAGAGTAAACTCAAGTCAATGGAAACCAATCGATTATTGGAAAGTAAATGAGCCGATTGACGGACAGGATGTTTATACCACCATCGATTTAAGAATTCAAGACATCGCACATTCCGCTTTGGAAAAACAATTGGTGAATTTCGATGCAGATCACGGTTGTGTCGTGGTGATGGAAGTGGCGACCGGAAAAGTAAAAGCAATGGTCAACCTTCGAAGAACCGAACCGGGAATTTACGTGGATGCCTACAATTACGCGTTAAAAGACGCCACTGAACCTGGGTCTACTTTTAAAACCGTTTCCCTTTTGGCTGCAATGGACGATGGCTTCATCGACGAAAACACCACAGTAAATGTTGGAAACGGAGTTTGGACTTATGCAAAACAAAGAATTTCAGATGGTCATGGCGGCGGAACTTATGAGATTTCCGATGTTTTGGCTAAATCGAGTAATGTGGGTTCAGCGAAATTGATCACCAAATTTTATGCTGACAAACCACAAGTTTTCCTAGACCATTTGAAAAAATGGAAAATGTTTGAAAAATTAGATATCGAACTTCCGGGAGTGACGAAACCATTTGTGGTGACGCCTGAAAACAAAAGATGGAACGCCGCGACTTTGGCTTCTCTTGCTTACGGATATTCATCGAGGTTTAACTTATTGCAACTCACTACTTTTTATAACGGAATTGCCAACAAAGGTAAAATGCTAAAACCGCTTTTCATCGAAAAAATTATGAAAGACGGCAGAACTCTATATGAGGCGAAACCACAGGTTATGGTGAACAAAATGGCTTCCACAAAAGCGATTGATTTAATGACGACCTCGCTCACCAAAGCCGTTGAAAAAGGAACCGCGAAAAGTATTTTCACGCCGAATTTAAAAATGGCAGGAAAAACCGGAACCGCAAGATTTGAATATTGGAAACCGGGACCACCGAAATATCAGGCGAGTTTTGCAGGATTTTATCCAAGCGACAATCCGAAATACACCTGTATCGTGATGATTAACCAACCGGATAATTCGAAAGGATTTTACGGAGCAACCGTTTCTGCGCCGGTTTTTAAAGAGATTGCAGGAAAAACTTTCTTGAAAACCCCACAAAATGTCGAGCAGGAAATGTTGGTGGACAAAAAAGTGGATTTGAGCAAAATGGTAGAACCAAATGTAAAATTAGCAGTAAACGCAAACCAAATGCCAAACGTGGTCGGATTGATTGGAAAGAACATCATCCCTCAATTGGAAAATCAAGGGTATCGAGTTGATTATAAAGGCGTTGGAAGAATTAAGGAACAGTTTCCTTTAGAAGGAACTGTAATCAATAAGAATCAGAGAATTTATCTGCAATTGCAGAATTAA
- a CDS encoding UDP-N-acetylmuramoyl-L-alanyl-D-glutamate--2,6-diaminopimelate ligase, translated as MNLQELLNRIPVLEIFGNENPEVSEIVFDSRKAVENSLYVAVKGTVSNGHSFINSAIEKGATIIVCEDLPDNLNEKITYVNVRNSSKTLGQIASNFYGNPSEKLNLIGVTGTNGKTSVTTLLFDVFKNLGFQSALISTVEYRIGEEIIPSTHTTPDVLTLNKILNKAVESGCEYAFMEVSSHGIHQDRIEGLHFKIAGFTNITHDHLDYHLTFDEYLKVKKRFFDELNPEAIAITNLDNKNGNVMLQNTKATKKTFALKTVADFHGKILEVDFNGMLLNFNGKEFWTTLSGKFNAYNLLLAYAITVESGFHEDDVLQAISKLKRVKGRFETLKSDGGIIFIVDYAHTPDALENILDSINEIRTKNERLITVFGCGGDRDHAKRPEMGKIATRKSTLAIITSDNPRTEKPSEIIKEIEAGVEPQNFSKYTSIPDRKEAIKMAIKFAEPKDIVLVAGKGHENYQEINGVKHHFDDKEIIVELARMMSK; from the coding sequence ATGAATTTACAAGAATTATTAAACAGAATCCCGGTTCTAGAAATTTTCGGAAATGAAAATCCGGAAGTTTCAGAAATCGTTTTCGACAGCAGAAAAGCAGTCGAGAATTCCCTGTATGTCGCAGTGAAAGGAACGGTTTCCAATGGGCATTCTTTTATTAATTCGGCCATAGAAAAAGGAGCAACAATAATTGTTTGCGAAGATTTACCCGATAATTTGAACGAAAAAATCACTTATGTAAATGTGAGAAATTCCTCTAAAACTTTAGGACAAATCGCTTCCAACTTTTATGGGAATCCTTCAGAAAAACTCAATTTAATTGGAGTTACAGGAACCAACGGAAAAACTTCGGTAACTACTCTGCTTTTTGATGTTTTCAAAAATTTAGGATTTCAATCGGCATTAATTTCAACCGTTGAATATAGAATCGGTGAAGAAATTATTCCTTCAACTCACACGACTCCCGATGTTTTGACTTTAAATAAGATTTTAAATAAAGCAGTGGAAAGTGGTTGTGAATACGCTTTTATGGAAGTTTCTTCACACGGAATTCATCAGGACAGAATTGAAGGCCTTCATTTCAAAATTGCAGGTTTTACCAATATCACTCACGATCATTTGGATTATCATTTAACTTTCGACGAATATTTGAAGGTTAAGAAAAGATTTTTCGACGAATTAAATCCTGAAGCCATCGCCATCACCAATTTGGATAACAAAAATGGAAACGTGATGCTTCAAAATACCAAAGCAACCAAGAAAACTTTTGCTTTAAAAACAGTGGCAGATTTCCACGGAAAAATTTTGGAAGTCGACTTTAATGGAATGTTGTTAAATTTCAACGGAAAAGAATTTTGGACGACTTTAAGCGGGAAATTCAATGCCTACAATTTGCTTTTGGCTTATGCAATTACGGTGGAAAGTGGTTTTCATGAAGACGATGTTTTACAGGCCATTTCAAAATTAAAAAGGGTAAAAGGAAGATTTGAAACCCTGAAATCAGATGGTGGAATTATTTTCATCGTGGATTATGCGCACACTCCCGATGCGTTGGAGAACATTTTAGATTCCATCAACGAAATCCGAACGAAAAATGAAAGATTGATTACTGTTTTCGGTTGCGGTGGAGACAGAGACCACGCAAAACGTCCTGAAATGGGAAAAATTGCGACGAGAAAATCCACTTTGGCAATCATCACATCCGACAATCCGAGAACGGAAAAACCGTCCGAAATCATAAAAGAAATTGAAGCAGGTGTTGAGCCACAAAATTTCAGCAAATACACTTCAATTCCCGACCGAAAAGAAGCGATAAAAATGGCGATCAAATTTGCCGAACCAAAAGACATTGTACTCGTTGCCGGAAAAGGACACGAAAATTATCAGGAAATAAATGGCGTGAAACATCATTTTGATGACAAAGAAATAATTGTGGAATTGGCGAGAATGATGAGCAAATAA
- the mraY gene encoding phospho-N-acetylmuramoyl-pentapeptide-transferase yields MLYYLYEYLTSQGIHIPGLGMFRFISFRAGMAVLLSLIIALVYGKKIINYLRNKQMGEMVRDLGLDGQKQKEGTPTMGGLIIILATLIPVILFTRIFNVYIVLLIISVVWMGAIGFIDDYLKKIKKNKDGLSGKFKVIGQVGLGLIVGVTMYFHPDITVKRKYADAKEVNRNNVERNFMPTEKATVSTVPFVKNNEFDYSGMLFWMTPEEAHEWAWAVFIPIVIFIVTAVSNGANITDGIDGLAAGTSVVILLTLAFFAYLSGNIIFADYLNIMFLPNMGEATIFVLALIGATIGFFWYNTYPAQVFMGDTGSLMLGGVIAVLAIILRKELMIPVLCGIFLVENISVMLQVAVFKYRKRKYGLEYAQNNRLFKMSPLHHHYQKEGYHESKIVNRMIIMGVLFAIICLITLKVR; encoded by the coding sequence ATGTTGTACTACCTCTATGAATATCTAACCTCCCAAGGAATCCACATTCCCGGACTCGGTATGTTCAGATTTATCTCTTTCCGTGCAGGAATGGCGGTTTTGCTGTCGTTGATTATCGCGTTGGTTTACGGTAAAAAAATCATCAACTATTTGCGCAACAAACAGATGGGAGAAATGGTGCGTGATTTAGGTTTAGACGGACAAAAACAAAAAGAGGGAACTCCCACAATGGGTGGTTTAATCATCATTTTGGCAACCTTGATTCCGGTTATATTATTTACAAGAATTTTCAATGTCTATATCGTTTTGCTGATAATTTCGGTGGTTTGGATGGGAGCGATTGGTTTCATAGATGATTATTTAAAGAAAATCAAAAAAAATAAAGACGGTTTAAGCGGAAAATTTAAAGTAATTGGTCAGGTTGGTTTAGGCCTAATTGTAGGCGTTACGATGTATTTTCATCCCGATATTACGGTGAAAAGAAAATATGCAGATGCGAAAGAAGTGAACCGAAATAATGTGGAAAGAAACTTTATGCCGACCGAAAAAGCAACTGTTTCCACCGTTCCTTTCGTAAAAAATAACGAGTTCGATTACAGCGGAATGTTGTTTTGGATGACTCCAGAAGAAGCTCATGAATGGGCATGGGCAGTTTTCATCCCGATTGTGATTTTTATTGTAACAGCGGTTTCCAACGGAGCTAATATTACGGACGGAATTGATGGACTCGCTGCAGGAACGAGCGTCGTCATACTTTTGACTTTGGCATTTTTCGCCTATTTGTCGGGAAACATCATTTTCGCAGATTATCTCAACATCATGTTCCTTCCAAACATGGGCGAAGCCACGATTTTTGTCCTCGCTTTGATTGGAGCCACGATTGGATTTTTCTGGTACAACACCTATCCGGCGCAAGTTTTCATGGGCGATACCGGAAGTTTAATGTTGGGCGGTGTGATTGCGGTTTTGGCAATTATTTTAAGAAAAGAACTGATGATTCCTGTGCTGTGCGGAATTTTCTTGGTCGAAAATATTTCCGTGATGTTGCAGGTTGCTGTCTTTAAATACAGAAAGAGAAAATACGGTTTGGAGTATGCGCAGAATAACAGATTATTCAAAATGTCGCCGCTTCATCACCATTACCAAAAGGAAGGTTATCACGAAAGCAAAATTGTAAATAGAATGATTATCATGGGCGTTTTGTTCGCGATTATCTGTTTGATTACATTAAAAGTTAGGTAA
- the murD gene encoding UDP-N-acetylmuramoyl-L-alanine--D-glutamate ligase → MKIVVLGGGESGFGAAYLAKKKGLEVFLSDKGMIKDEYKTLLNEAGIEYEEGNHDEAKILSADWVIKSPGIPKKAEIIYKINQKGIRLSSEIEFASEFTNAKIIAITGSNGKTTTTSLIYHILKNDDLKVGLGGNIGKSFAKQVADESFDYYVLEVSSFQLDDIQNFRPYISLLLNLSQDHLDQYNYNYEEYALAKFRIAENQENDNFFIYNRDDEMSMNLLEKLELKAQMIPFSTKEKLKEGGFIKDDKIVVKLADEFSMKIDELSLVGNHNVANSLAASIAGKILKISNESIRNSLMTFQAVEHRLENVAEIDGVKFINDSKATNVNACYYALESMKQPTIWIVGGTDKGNDYTEIEDLVKRKVKAIVCLGIDNQKIIDFFQNKKELIYSTSSMEEAVKVSKSLATNGDTVLLSPCCASFDLFKNYEDRGNQFKEQVLKNT, encoded by the coding sequence ATGAAAATAGTTGTTTTAGGTGGCGGAGAAAGCGGTTTCGGAGCAGCGTATTTGGCGAAGAAGAAAGGACTGGAAGTTTTCCTTTCCGATAAAGGCATGATTAAAGACGAATACAAAACACTCTTGAACGAAGCCGGAATCGAATATGAAGAAGGAAACCACGATGAAGCGAAAATTCTTTCAGCAGATTGGGTAATCAAATCTCCGGGAATTCCGAAAAAGGCGGAAATTATTTACAAAATCAATCAAAAAGGAATTCGTCTTTCTTCCGAAATTGAATTTGCGTCGGAATTTACGAATGCCAAAATCATCGCAATCACAGGAAGCAACGGAAAAACAACAACAACTTCCTTGATTTATCACATTTTAAAAAATGATGATTTAAAAGTGGGTTTAGGTGGAAACATCGGAAAAAGCTTTGCGAAACAAGTCGCCGACGAGAGTTTCGACTATTATGTTTTAGAAGTGAGTTCTTTCCAACTAGATGATATTCAAAATTTTAGACCATATATTTCTTTGTTGTTGAATTTAAGTCAGGACCATCTCGACCAATACAATTATAATTACGAGGAATATGCTTTGGCGAAATTTAGAATTGCTGAAAATCAAGAAAATGATAATTTCTTCATCTACAACCGAGATGACGAAATGAGCATGAATCTGCTCGAAAAATTAGAATTGAAGGCGCAAATGATTCCCTTTTCAACAAAAGAAAAATTGAAGGAAGGTGGGTTTATCAAAGACGACAAAATCGTGGTAAAACTTGCCGACGAATTCTCCATGAAGATTGATGAACTTTCTTTGGTGGGAAATCATAACGTTGCAAACAGTTTGGCTGCTTCGATTGCAGGTAAAATTTTGAAAATCAGCAACGAAAGTATTAGAAATTCTTTGATGACTTTTCAGGCCGTTGAACATCGATTGGAAAATGTAGCAGAAATCGACGGTGTAAAATTCATCAACGACAGCAAAGCAACCAACGTGAATGCTTGTTACTACGCTTTAGAAAGCATGAAACAGCCAACGATTTGGATTGTAGGCGGAACAGATAAAGGAAACGATTACACCGAAATCGAAGATTTGGTAAAAAGAAAAGTGAAGGCAATTGTTTGTTTAGGAATTGATAACCAGAAAATTATCGATTTCTTTCAAAACAAGAAAGAATTGATTTACAGCACTTCAAGTATGGAAGAAGCAGTAAAGGTTTCAAAATCTTTGGCAACGAATGGAGACACGGTTTTACTTTCGCCATGTTGTGCAAGTTTCGACCTGTTCAAAAATTATGAGGATAGAGGAAATCAGTTTAAGGAACAGGTGCTGAAAAACACTTAA
- a CDS encoding FtsW/RodA/SpoVE family cell cycle protein, translating to MIDQVNDNKFELLKGDKVLWSVILLISFFSVFPVYSASSNLEYIVNNGTTTSHLIKHLFFVVLGLAIMRGVGVFKYEHIGKLSAILLGIMVVLLGLTMFTGQKIDGASASRWLKIPGTPISFQPSSFAYLMLIIYLCRYLTKRIKRDRLPIENIFYIFGPVLLVFGLVAKDNGSTALMILIVSLAVMLIGQLSKKYIFGFIGVAGVAIAIFMFLALKTDLIGSNRVHTWMSRIETFTNSKKTTEVEDESLKAKNYQVMQAKAAIVHGGITGMGPGKSALKQMLPQSASDFIFAIIVEEYGFFGALFLIALYLIMIIRIVMIASKMPAFFGSLLVLSLGIMIFVQLSVNIAVAVNLIPVTGQPLPLISYGGTSMLVTYIQLGIILNVSSRIQVYDEEGMGKKQSIEEINDIA from the coding sequence ATGATCGATCAAGTAAACGATAACAAATTCGAACTATTAAAAGGCGACAAAGTGCTTTGGAGCGTGATTTTATTGATCTCGTTCTTCTCCGTGTTCCCGGTATACTCGGCGAGTTCTAACTTGGAATATATTGTAAATAACGGAACCACTACTTCGCATTTAATCAAGCATTTGTTCTTCGTAGTTCTCGGTTTGGCAATTATGCGTGGAGTCGGTGTTTTCAAATATGAACACATCGGAAAATTGAGCGCAATTCTGTTGGGAATTATGGTCGTTCTTTTAGGTTTGACGATGTTTACAGGGCAAAAAATCGATGGAGCTTCCGCTTCTCGTTGGTTGAAGATTCCAGGAACGCCGATTTCGTTTCAACCGTCTTCATTTGCTTATTTAATGCTGATTATTTACCTGTGCAGATATTTAACAAAAAGGATTAAAAGAGACCGACTCCCCATTGAAAACATCTTCTACATTTTCGGTCCGGTTCTTTTGGTTTTTGGTTTGGTTGCGAAAGATAACGGTTCTACTGCTTTAATGATTTTGATTGTTTCTTTAGCGGTAATGTTGATTGGACAATTAAGCAAAAAGTATATTTTCGGTTTTATCGGAGTTGCAGGAGTTGCCATTGCAATTTTTATGTTTTTGGCTTTAAAAACCGATTTAATCGGAAGTAACCGTGTCCATACTTGGATGAGTCGTATCGAAACATTCACCAATTCAAAAAAAACCACCGAAGTTGAAGACGAGAGTTTAAAGGCAAAAAATTATCAGGTGATGCAGGCAAAAGCAGCCATCGTTCACGGCGGAATAACCGGAATGGGACCGGGAAAAAGTGCCTTAAAACAAATGCTTCCTCAATCTGCATCCGATTTCATCTTCGCCATTATTGTTGAGGAATATGGATTTTTTGGAGCTTTGTTTTTAATCGCACTCTACCTCATCATGATCATCAGAATCGTGATGATTGCAAGTAAAATGCCCGCATTTTTCGGCAGTTTATTGGTGTTGAGTTTGGGAATTATGATTTTTGTGCAACTCTCTGTAAATATTGCAGTTGCGGTGAACTTAATTCCAGTTACTGGACAACCATTGCCACTAATAAGTTACGGTGGAACCTCAATGTTGGTGACTTACATACAGTTAGGAATTATTTTGAACGTAAGTTCTAGAATCCAGGTGTACGACGAAGAAGGTATGGGCAAAAAGCAAAGTATTGAAGAAATAAACGATATCGCGTAA
- the murG gene encoding undecaprenyldiphospho-muramoylpentapeptide beta-N-acetylglucosaminyltransferase codes for MLNQEQHTKTRNPNPAPRILMSGGGTGGHIFPAVAIADEIRKRFPNAEFLFIGANGKMEMEKVPQAGYKIVGLNIAGFDRGNLLSNFKLPFKVISSLIKAKKTIKNFKPDFAVGTGGFASGPALFTASRLGIPIFVQEQNSLPGKTNIFHSKRAKAVFTAYPNMEKFFHGTKTFFLGNPIRKNIITDLIDKDLAKEKLGLDKNKLTILSVGGSLGSRTLNNGWKENLEKLIEKDFQLIWQTGKLEFKELASSIQHPASIQLKEFITDMALSYSAADVIVSRAGAIAISELAVAQKPVLLVPFPFAAEDHQSKNAQTLVDKNAARMVKDSEMKEKFWTTLMEICENEHVRKEMSKNLQFFAKPKATEEIVNEIFKSLEIN; via the coding sequence ATGTTAAACCAAGAGCAACATACAAAAACTCGTAACCCGAATCCCGCACCTCGAATTCTCATGAGCGGAGGCGGAACAGGTGGACACATTTTTCCTGCTGTTGCCATTGCCGACGAAATCAGGAAAAGATTTCCGAACGCCGAGTTTTTGTTCATCGGAGCGAACGGAAAAATGGAGATGGAAAAAGTTCCACAAGCAGGATATAAAATTGTGGGATTAAACATTGCGGGATTTGACAGAGGAAATTTGTTGAGCAATTTCAAACTTCCCTTCAAAGTGATTTCAAGTCTGATAAAAGCGAAGAAAACCATCAAAAATTTCAAACCTGATTTTGCGGTGGGAACCGGTGGATTTGCGAGCGGACCAGCTTTGTTTACGGCTTCAAGATTAGGTATTCCGATTTTTGTTCAGGAACAGAATTCTTTGCCCGGAAAAACGAACATTTTCCATTCAAAAAGAGCGAAAGCAGTTTTCACAGCTTATCCGAATATGGAAAAATTCTTCCACGGCACAAAAACTTTTTTCCTTGGAAATCCGATTCGTAAAAATATCATTACCGATTTGATTGATAAGGATTTAGCGAAAGAAAAATTAGGTTTAGATAAAAATAAATTGACGATACTTTCCGTCGGTGGTTCTTTAGGATCACGAACTTTAAACAACGGATGGAAAGAAAATTTGGAAAAATTAATTGAAAAGGACTTCCAACTGATTTGGCAAACCGGAAAACTGGAATTCAAGGAGTTAGCATCCAGCATCCAGCATCCGGCATCCATCCAATTGAAGGAGTTCATTACGGACATGGCTTTATCCTATTCCGCAGCAGATGTGATTGTTTCACGAGCAGGAGCCATTGCAATTTCGGAATTGGCCGTTGCGCAAAAACCTGTTTTGTTGGTTCCGTTTCCGTTTGCGGCAGAAGACCATCAATCCAAAAATGCGCAGACTTTGGTTGACAAAAATGCAGCAAGAATGGTAAAAGATTCCGAAATGAAGGAAAAATTTTGGACGACTTTAATGGAAATCTGCGAAAACGAACACGTAAGAAAAGAAATGAGCAAAAACCTGCAATTCTTCGCAAAGCCAAAAGCAACCGAGGAAATTGTAAATGAAATTTTCAAGAGTCTGGAAATTAATTGA
- the murC gene encoding UDP-N-acetylmuramate--L-alanine ligase has translation MIPLATYQNFYFVGIGGIGMSAIARYFKSIGKNVLGYDKTITKLTSALVSEGIDIVFEDGITTKIENLNSENTLVIYTPAIKKLDILNYFNENGFTVLKRAKVLGMITENTDCIAIAGTHGKTTTSSLVAHLCQEANLPFSCFLGGIAENFKSNFLFNGSEISVVEADEYDRSFLNLSPDWAVITSTDADHLDIYGDKATIEKGFKDFAELVPENNQLFVRKGIEIGRPCKTYAVNEEADYYSDNLHVIDGWMMFDFHNGNETVEFAWQIPGIHNVENATAAIALLYNFGVDFETLQKGIKSFKGIKRRYTLHTFDSGKVYIDDYAHHPTELNAVIGSIKTFYPNKKLLVAFQPHLFSRTRDFADGFAESLDKADELILLDIYPARELQENFEGITSDWLLEKVKLEKKEVSTLGDAFNKIKEKDFDVLLTVGAGNIDTLYDGIVSWLSNDE, from the coding sequence ATGATACCGTTAGCAACATATCAAAACTTCTACTTTGTAGGCATCGGCGGAATAGGAATGTCTGCTATTGCAAGATATTTCAAATCCATCGGGAAAAATGTTTTGGGTTACGACAAAACCATAACTAAGTTGACTTCTGCGCTCGTTTCAGAAGGAATTGATATTGTTTTTGAAGACGGAATTACTACTAAAATCGAGAATTTGAATTCCGAAAATACGCTTGTTATTTACACGCCTGCAATTAAAAAACTCGATATACTTAATTATTTTAATGAGAATGGATTTACTGTTTTGAAACGTGCAAAAGTTCTCGGAATGATTACCGAAAACACGGATTGCATCGCTATTGCAGGAACGCACGGAAAAACCACGACTTCCTCTTTGGTCGCACATTTGTGCCAAGAAGCGAATCTTCCATTCTCCTGTTTCTTGGGTGGAATTGCAGAAAATTTTAAATCAAATTTCTTGTTTAACGGAAGTGAAATTTCGGTTGTAGAAGCCGATGAATACGACAGAAGTTTCCTCAACCTTTCTCCGGATTGGGCGGTAATTACATCGACTGATGCAGACCATTTGGATATTTATGGCGATAAAGCAACGATTGAAAAAGGGTTCAAAGATTTTGCAGAGTTAGTTCCTGAAAACAACCAACTATTTGTGAGAAAAGGAATTGAAATCGGTCGTCCTTGCAAAACCTATGCAGTAAATGAAGAAGCGGATTATTATTCCGACAACCTTCATGTTATCGATGGTTGGATGATGTTTGATTTTCATAATGGTAATGAAACCGTAGAATTTGCGTGGCAAATTCCGGGAATTCACAATGTGGAAAATGCTACGGCGGCGATTGCGCTGCTCTATAATTTTGGGGTTGATTTCGAAACTTTACAGAAGGGAATAAAAAGTTTTAAGGGAATCAAGAGACGTTATACACTTCACACCTTCGACAGCGGAAAAGTCTATATCGACGATTACGCCCATCATCCAACAGAACTAAATGCCGTGATTGGTTCCATCAAAACTTTCTACCCGAATAAGAAATTGTTGGTGGCTTTTCAACCGCACCTTTTCAGCAGAACCCGAGATTTTGCAGACGGTTTCGCAGAAAGTTTGGATAAAGCAGACGAACTGATTCTTCTCGATATTTATCCTGCCCGTGAATTACAGGAAAATTTTGAAGGAATAACTTCCGATTGGCTTTTAGAAAAAGTAAAATTAGAAAAAAAGGAAGTTTCCACTTTGGGAGACGCTTTCAACAAAATAAAGGAAAAAGATTTTGATGTCTTACTCACCGTCGGTGCCGGAAATATCGACACACTGTATGACGGAATTGTAAGTTGGCTTTCAAATGATGAATAA
- a CDS encoding cell division protein FtsQ/DivIB — translation MKNKYRILKIAVTVIILGFLLSFSLRRFNDKSMEKVSVNMVKTKSPVYFIDEKDIKEIVKKSNPNKRIGDINIPELEKKLNQLPAVDSANVYLNLNGNLNLDIKQRVPAFRLNKNEKDFYVDEKGTEFPISKNYSFPCMLVTGDVKKEEYPKVAELVNKIDHDDFSKKYFIGIKKENGSYNLLTSQGNYKVEIGDLDNIDLKVKGFKAFVEKFLIFQNPEKYSKVSVKYDNQIVTTLNPNFEENDSIISVGKKELAKLPVINQKKEEAEKKINITPLKKEDKPAVKKTESKPKEKPKPATSEKKKVAEKPKTSAKKETASPKKETKKPTETKKSTPAKKPETKPKAKVKVE, via the coding sequence ATGAAAAACAAATACAGAATACTAAAAATCGCCGTCACGGTAATAATCCTCGGATTTTTATTGAGTTTCTCTTTGAGGAGGTTCAATGACAAATCCATGGAAAAGGTTTCTGTAAATATGGTGAAGACTAAAAGCCCGGTTTATTTTATCGACGAAAAAGACATTAAGGAAATCGTAAAAAAATCAAACCCGAACAAAAGAATCGGCGATATCAACATTCCGGAATTGGAGAAAAAACTCAACCAACTTCCCGCAGTTGACAGCGCAAATGTTTACTTGAATTTGAATGGAAACCTCAATCTCGACATCAAGCAAAGGGTTCCCGCTTTTCGATTAAATAAGAACGAAAAAGATTTTTATGTAGATGAAAAAGGAACCGAATTTCCGATTTCAAAAAATTATTCATTTCCGTGTATGCTCGTAACAGGTGACGTAAAAAAAGAGGAATATCCTAAGGTGGCGGAATTGGTAAATAAAATTGACCACGATGATTTCAGCAAAAAATATTTCATCGGCATTAAAAAGGAAAATGGCAGTTATAATCTGTTGACAAGCCAAGGAAATTACAAAGTGGAAATCGGCGACCTTGACAATATTGATTTAAAGGTAAAAGGTTTCAAGGCGTTTGTAGAAAAGTTTCTGATTTTTCAGAATCCTGAAAAATATTCAAAAGTTTCGGTGAAATATGACAATCAAATTGTGACAACTCTAAATCCGAATTTTGAAGAAAACGACAGCATTATTTCGGTAGGCAAAAAAGAATTGGCAAAACTTCCGGTCATCAATCAGAAAAAGGAAGAAGCGGAGAAAAAAATAAATATTACTCCTCTCAAAAAAGAAGATAAACCGGCTGTAAAAAAGACGGAGTCAAAACCTAAAGAAAAACCAAAGCCTGCAACATCCGAAAAGAAAAAAGTTGCGGAAAAGCCAAAAACTTCGGCAAAAAAGGAAACGGCTTCTCCTAAAAAAGAAACCAAAAAACCAACCGAAACTAAAAAATCAACTCCGGCGAAGAAACCGGAAACCAAACCAAAAGCAAAAGTTAAAGTAGAATAA